From Variovorax sp. PMC12, the proteins below share one genomic window:
- the bioA gene encoding adenosylmethionine--8-amino-7-oxononanoate transaminase, translating into MPSTTDFSSGNAGWQQRSRRHVWHPCTQSIRLEAAPPLPIARGQGVWLFDHEGRRYMDATSSWWVNLFGHAHPAINAALKAQLDTLPHVMLAGCTHAPAVELAERLSALTGHALGHCFYASDGASAVEIALKMSFHAWRNAGRGGKQRFVALRQGYHGETLGALHVTDVPVFRDAYAPLLANAHLVASPDARSALPGESPADVARSAAAELEALLAAHHDSIAAVILEPLVQCAAGMAMHDPEYLRRVRALCDRHEVHLIADEIAVGCGRTGSFFACEQAGIWPDFLCLSKGISGGYLPLALVMTRDEIYAAFVDDDAARSFLHSHSYTGNALACRAALATLDLFDSEDVLRRNRARAARLLQRLHDGLEGLPADHLRQQGLITAFDVREPGAPFAERFHMVARGHGLLMRPIGNTVYLMPPYAIDDGEIDLLVDGTLATLKAVAATGEQQEGARDVALA; encoded by the coding sequence GTGCCCTCGACGACCGATTTCTCTTCCGGCAATGCCGGCTGGCAGCAACGCAGCCGGCGCCATGTGTGGCACCCATGCACCCAGAGCATCCGGCTCGAAGCCGCGCCGCCGCTGCCCATCGCGCGCGGCCAGGGCGTCTGGCTGTTCGACCACGAAGGCAGGCGCTACATGGATGCGACCAGCTCATGGTGGGTCAACCTGTTCGGCCATGCGCATCCGGCCATCAATGCCGCGCTGAAGGCACAGCTCGACACGCTGCCGCACGTGATGCTCGCGGGCTGCACGCATGCGCCGGCGGTGGAACTGGCCGAGCGCCTGTCGGCGCTCACGGGCCATGCGCTGGGCCATTGCTTCTATGCGTCCGACGGCGCTTCGGCGGTGGAGATCGCGCTGAAGATGAGCTTCCATGCCTGGCGCAATGCCGGTCGTGGCGGCAAGCAGCGCTTCGTGGCGCTGCGCCAGGGCTACCACGGCGAGACCCTGGGCGCGCTGCACGTGACCGACGTGCCGGTGTTCCGCGACGCCTACGCGCCGCTGCTCGCGAACGCGCACCTCGTCGCCTCGCCGGATGCGCGCAGCGCGTTGCCGGGCGAAAGCCCCGCCGACGTGGCGCGCAGCGCCGCCGCCGAACTCGAGGCTTTGCTGGCCGCGCACCACGACAGCATCGCCGCCGTCATCCTCGAGCCGCTGGTGCAATGCGCCGCCGGCATGGCGATGCACGACCCCGAATACCTGCGGCGCGTGCGCGCGCTGTGCGACCGTCATGAGGTGCACCTGATCGCCGACGAAATAGCGGTCGGCTGCGGCCGCACCGGCAGCTTCTTCGCCTGCGAGCAGGCCGGCATCTGGCCGGACTTCCTGTGCCTGTCGAAGGGCATCAGCGGCGGCTACCTGCCGCTCGCGCTGGTGATGACGCGCGACGAGATCTACGCGGCCTTCGTCGACGACGACGCGGCGCGCAGCTTTCTGCATTCGCACTCGTACACCGGCAACGCGCTGGCCTGCCGCGCGGCGCTGGCCACGCTCGACCTGTTCGACAGCGAAGACGTGTTGCGGCGCAACCGCGCCCGTGCCGCGCGCCTGCTGCAAAGGCTGCATGACGGGCTCGAAGGCTTGCCGGCCGACCACCTGCGCCAGCAGGGCCTGATCACCGCGTTCGACGTGCGCGAGCCGGGCGCGCCCTTCGCCGAACGGTTCCACATGGTCGCGCGCGGCCACGGGCTGTTGATGCGCCCGATCGGCAACACCGTTTACCTGATGCCGCCGTATGCCATCGACGACGGCGAGATCGACCTGCTGGTCGACGGCACGCTGGCCACGCTGAAGGCGGTAGCGGCCACCGGTGAACAGCAAGAAGGAGCCCGCGATGTCGCGCTTGCTTGA
- a CDS encoding NmrA family NAD(P)-binding protein → MHIILGATGHVGLALAQALLGRNEPVTVLTRDASKTEALRRKGARVAEVDVFDTPALHRVFQGAKRIFVLNPPAPPSTDTVAEERRSLRAILAALEGCRPEKIVAESVYGAQPGEGIGDLGVLHEMEQALQAGPVPFSALRAAYYMSNWDASLKTAREEGKVHTMYPPDFTLPMVAPHDLGEFAAKLMLGPAESSGPHHVEGPARYSSADVAAAFAEALGRPVEAVQTPQAQWVPAFEALGFSNAAARSYAAMTRITLENRFAPQRPECGAITLAGYITALVRKSPG, encoded by the coding sequence ATGCACATCATTCTTGGCGCGACGGGACACGTCGGCTTGGCGCTAGCGCAGGCCTTGCTCGGGCGCAACGAGCCCGTCACCGTGCTGACGCGTGATGCGAGCAAGACCGAGGCGCTGCGCCGCAAGGGCGCGCGCGTGGCGGAAGTCGACGTGTTCGACACGCCCGCGCTGCACCGTGTGTTCCAGGGCGCCAAGAGAATCTTCGTGCTGAACCCGCCGGCGCCCCCGTCCACCGACACGGTCGCCGAGGAACGCCGCAGCTTGCGCGCCATCCTGGCCGCGCTCGAGGGCTGCAGGCCAGAGAAGATCGTTGCCGAATCGGTGTATGGCGCGCAGCCCGGCGAAGGCATTGGCGACCTCGGCGTGCTCCACGAGATGGAACAGGCGCTGCAGGCCGGGCCGGTGCCGTTCAGCGCGTTGCGCGCGGCCTACTACATGAGCAACTGGGACGCGTCGCTCAAGACCGCGCGCGAAGAGGGCAAGGTGCACACCATGTACCCGCCGGATTTCACGCTGCCGATGGTCGCGCCGCACGATCTGGGCGAGTTCGCTGCAAAGCTGATGCTGGGGCCGGCCGAGTCTTCGGGGCCGCACCATGTCGAAGGGCCGGCGCGCTACTCGTCGGCCGACGTGGCGGCGGCTTTCGCAGAGGCCCTGGGGCGGCCGGTGGAGGCAGTGCAGACGCCGCAGGCGCAATGGGTGCCGGCATTCGAGGCGCTGGGCTTTTCGAACGCCGCGGCCAGGTCTTATGCGGCGATGACGCGCATCACGCTCGAAAACAGGTTCGCGCCGCAGCGGCCGGAGTGCGGCGCGATCACGCTGGCGGGCTACATCACCGCGCTGGTCAGAAAAAGCCCAGGTTAG
- a CDS encoding plasmid stabilization protein: protein MPRGDKSSYSDKQKRQAEHIEEGYEHRGVGKAEAERRAWATVNAETGGGKKSGSGRGKAENHAPARKGGRLGGAAAAHRTAAERSASARKAAATRKRNAEKRG, encoded by the coding sequence ATGCCAAGAGGCGACAAGTCGTCCTATTCGGACAAGCAGAAGCGGCAGGCCGAGCACATCGAGGAAGGCTACGAACATCGCGGCGTCGGCAAGGCCGAAGCCGAGCGCCGCGCCTGGGCCACGGTGAACGCCGAGACCGGCGGCGGAAAGAAGTCGGGCTCGGGCCGTGGCAAGGCCGAGAACCACGCGCCGGCGCGCAAGGGCGGCCGGCTGGGTGGCGCCGCCGCGGCGCACCGCACGGCGGCCGAGCGTTCCGCCTCGGCCAGGAAAGCCGCCGCCACCCGCAAGCGCAACGCCGAGAAGCGCGGCTGA
- a CDS encoding glycosyltransferase: MIGVVIPAHNECERLGATLAAVWVAARHESLCGEPVGVIVVLDSCTDGSERIAEQHRVARLALDVRNVGIARARGAELCIEAGARWLAFTDADTVVAPDWLAMQLAENADAVCGCVSVDDWSVLGAEGERARAHFDSRYTHADNHRHVHGANLGVAAEAYRRAGGFAPLACSEDVALVEALEASGARIAWSAGPRVTTSARTDARARGGFGDTLLAMVASLAAPVPLLAGTPA, from the coding sequence GTGATCGGGGTCGTCATTCCCGCGCACAACGAATGCGAACGGCTGGGCGCCACGCTGGCAGCCGTCTGGGTCGCGGCGCGGCACGAATCGCTGTGCGGTGAGCCGGTCGGCGTGATCGTGGTGCTCGACAGCTGCACCGACGGCAGCGAGCGCATCGCGGAGCAGCACCGCGTGGCGCGGCTGGCGCTCGACGTGCGCAACGTCGGCATTGCGCGTGCCCGTGGTGCCGAGCTGTGCATCGAGGCCGGCGCGCGCTGGCTGGCCTTCACCGATGCCGACACCGTGGTCGCCCCCGACTGGCTGGCGATGCAACTGGCCGAAAACGCCGATGCGGTGTGCGGCTGCGTCAGCGTGGACGACTGGAGCGTGCTCGGCGCCGAAGGCGAGCGGGCGAGGGCGCATTTCGACAGCCGCTACACGCATGCCGACAATCACCGGCATGTGCACGGCGCCAACCTCGGCGTGGCGGCCGAGGCCTATCGCCGTGCCGGCGGCTTCGCGCCGCTGGCCTGCAGCGAGGACGTGGCGCTGGTCGAGGCGTTGGAGGCCAGCGGTGCGCGCATTGCCTGGAGCGCCGGCCCGCGCGTCACCACCAGCGCGCGCACCGATGCGCGTGCGCGCGGCGGCTTCGGCGACACGCTGCTGGCCATGGTGGCTTCGCTGGCAGCACCGGTGCCGCTGCTCGCCGGCACGCCGGCGTGA
- a CDS encoding class I SAM-dependent methyltransferase has protein sequence MTDGQRPYFDALYAHSDDPYALRDRWYEARKRAVLLAALPRQHYAKAYEPGCGAGELTHALAARCGRLLASDFSDRAVQITQERTRELTNVRVEQHALPGDWPRDAGPFDLIVLSEVGYFLQRADMQRVAECCKASLAADGTLVACDWRPGFEQRSLPTDEVHGILGALGLARLVLHEEDDFVLHAWARDGRSVAQREGIR, from the coding sequence GTGACCGATGGACAGCGCCCCTATTTCGACGCGCTCTATGCGCACAGCGACGACCCGTATGCGCTGCGCGACCGCTGGTATGAAGCCCGCAAGCGCGCCGTGCTGCTGGCCGCGCTGCCGCGGCAGCACTACGCCAAGGCCTATGAACCCGGCTGCGGCGCCGGCGAACTCACGCATGCGCTCGCGGCACGCTGCGGGCGACTGCTGGCGAGCGATTTTTCCGACCGCGCGGTGCAGATCACGCAAGAGCGCACCCGCGAATTGACCAACGTGCGTGTCGAACAGCACGCGCTGCCCGGCGACTGGCCGCGGGACGCCGGCCCCTTCGACCTGATCGTGCTCAGCGAAGTCGGCTACTTCCTGCAGCGCGCGGACATGCAGCGCGTGGCTGAATGCTGCAAAGCCTCGCTGGCCGCGGACGGCACTCTGGTGGCCTGCGACTGGCGGCCCGGCTTCGAGCAGCGAAGCCTGCCGACGGACGAGGTGCACGGCATCCTCGGCGCACTCGGCCTCGCGCGCCTCGTGCTTCACGAGGAAGACGACTTCGTGCTGCATGCATGGGCGCGCGACGGCCGCTCGGTGGCGCAGCGCGAGGGCATCCGGTGA
- a CDS encoding PIG-L deacetylase family protein, whose translation MDAVESRAIRGEGTTEAEWRNWPGLAGLPTVAPHDLVPAGSRAVVVAPHPDDEVLAVGGLLAQLADSGTPVEVIAVTDGTASHQGSTEWPPERLAQARPRESLRALHRLGLDGIAPTRLGMPDGGLKAQRAVLAARLVSLLRPRDVVFTTWRHDGHPDHEATGEACAMAAASAGARLVEVPVWGWHWSHPGDARMPWQHAFRLLLSEEAARRKRAAVQAFTSQLRSDASTGSGPVLRETTVQRAARPYEVVFL comes from the coding sequence ATGGACGCTGTAGAAAGCCGCGCCATCCGCGGCGAAGGCACGACCGAAGCCGAATGGCGCAACTGGCCCGGCCTGGCGGGCCTGCCCACGGTCGCGCCGCACGATCTGGTTCCCGCGGGTTCGCGCGCGGTCGTGGTCGCGCCGCACCCTGATGACGAGGTGCTGGCCGTCGGGGGACTGCTCGCGCAGCTTGCCGACAGCGGCACGCCGGTGGAAGTGATCGCCGTGACCGACGGCACCGCCAGCCATCAGGGGTCCACCGAATGGCCGCCCGAGCGGCTCGCGCAGGCCCGCCCGCGCGAGAGCCTGAGGGCGCTGCATCGCCTGGGGCTGGACGGCATCGCGCCCACGCGGCTGGGCATGCCCGATGGCGGACTGAAGGCGCAGCGGGCGGTGCTCGCGGCGCGCCTGGTGTCGCTGCTGCGGCCTCGCGACGTGGTCTTCACCACCTGGCGCCACGACGGCCACCCCGACCACGAAGCCACCGGCGAGGCCTGTGCCATGGCTGCGGCGAGCGCGGGCGCGCGGCTGGTCGAAGTGCCGGTCTGGGGCTGGCATTGGTCGCACCCCGGCGATGCGCGCATGCCGTGGCAGCACGCCTTTCGCCTGTTGCTCAGCGAGGAAGCCGCGCGCCGCAAGCGCGCGGCGGTACAGGCCTTCACCAGCCAGTTGCGCAGTGACGCGTCCACCGGTTCCGGCCCGGTGCTTCGCGAAACCACCGTGCAACGCGCCGCGCGGCCTTACGAGGTGGTGTTCCTGTGA
- a CDS encoding acyl-CoA dehydrogenase: MFDSDPADALASLTLRHGRDLALKHLVDAGLDVLPLPGGGQTLARWRVLAAVAAHDLSLVKLFEGHTDALAILAELGGGVPAVPPGARWGTWCAEPPDARVVFEVAEGGRDLRLNGTKAWCSGAASVTHAVVSGWNTEGQPCLAAVAMDQPGVRVTGEGWHAVGMAASASVDVRFDDARAVLVGQPGDYTRRPGFWQGGAGIAACWFGGALGIARRVRESTGPKADAHRLAHLGAMEVALGGAAALLRESAEWIDRHPRDNAQRVAMRVRLAVERAAEELMHHAGRAVGAGPLCREPKFARAMADLPVFLRQSHAERDLAALGQSIITSNTEEGTSPWTL, encoded by the coding sequence ATGTTCGATTCAGACCCCGCCGATGCCCTTGCCTCCCTCACGCTCCGGCATGGCCGCGATCTGGCGCTGAAGCACTTGGTCGACGCGGGCCTCGACGTGCTGCCGCTGCCTGGCGGCGGCCAGACCCTCGCGCGCTGGCGCGTGCTGGCGGCAGTCGCGGCGCACGATCTCTCGCTCGTCAAGCTGTTCGAAGGCCACACCGACGCGCTCGCCATCCTGGCCGAGCTCGGCGGCGGCGTGCCGGCCGTCCCGCCGGGCGCGCGCTGGGGCACGTGGTGCGCCGAGCCGCCCGATGCGCGCGTTGTTTTCGAAGTGGCTGAAGGCGGGCGCGATCTGCGGCTGAACGGCACCAAGGCCTGGTGCTCGGGCGCGGCCAGCGTCACGCATGCGGTGGTCAGCGGCTGGAATACGGAAGGCCAACCGTGCCTGGCCGCGGTCGCGATGGACCAGCCCGGCGTCCGCGTGACCGGCGAAGGCTGGCATGCCGTCGGCATGGCCGCGAGCGCCAGCGTGGACGTGCGCTTCGACGACGCGCGGGCCGTGCTGGTCGGCCAGCCCGGCGACTACACGCGGCGCCCGGGCTTCTGGCAGGGCGGGGCGGGCATCGCCGCCTGCTGGTTCGGCGGCGCGCTCGGCATCGCTCGGCGGGTTCGCGAATCCACCGGGCCGAAGGCCGACGCTCACCGGCTGGCCCATCTGGGCGCCATGGAGGTCGCGCTCGGCGGCGCCGCTGCATTGCTGCGCGAATCCGCCGAATGGATCGACCGCCATCCGCGAGACAACGCGCAGCGCGTCGCGATGCGGGTCCGGCTCGCTGTCGAGCGGGCTGCGGAAGAACTCATGCACCACGCCGGCCGGGCGGTGGGCGCCGGCCCGCTGTGCCGTGAACCGAAGTTCGCGCGCGCCATGGCCGATCTGCCGGTGTTCCTGCGCCAGAGCCATGCCGAGCGCGACCTCGCGGCGCTGGGCCAGTCGATCATCACCAGCAACACCGAAGAGGGAACGTCGCCATGGACGCTGTAG
- a CDS encoding alpha-ketoglutarate-dependent dioxygenase AlkB: MTRKTRTARRLEHAAHPDLFGEAPAAAVEGLRYERDFLSLAEEADLLGIVQGLPLKEMRYKEYTARRRGTSFGGSYDFGTNRLKPGPPLPEALHPLRAKVAAWAGIAPEDLGHMLIAEYRPGTPLGWHRDVPEFEDIIGVSLHNDAVMQFRPYVPGAPASGPAALEFLIEPRSVYLLRGPARWAWQHAIAPTEALRYSITLRTRRAR; this comes from the coding sequence ATGACAAGGAAGACGCGCACTGCCAGACGCCTCGAGCACGCCGCCCACCCCGACCTGTTCGGCGAGGCGCCGGCGGCGGCCGTCGAGGGCCTGCGCTACGAGCGCGACTTCCTGTCGCTTGCCGAAGAGGCCGACCTGCTGGGCATCGTGCAGGGCCTGCCACTCAAGGAGATGCGCTACAAGGAATACACGGCGCGGCGCCGGGGCACCAGCTTCGGCGGCAGCTATGACTTCGGCACCAACCGCCTCAAGCCCGGTCCGCCGCTGCCGGAAGCACTGCACCCGCTGCGCGCGAAGGTTGCCGCGTGGGCCGGCATCGCGCCCGAAGACCTCGGCCACATGCTGATCGCCGAGTACCGCCCCGGCACGCCGCTCGGATGGCACCGCGACGTGCCCGAGTTCGAGGACATCATCGGCGTCTCGCTGCACAACGACGCGGTGATGCAGTTCAGGCCCTACGTGCCGGGCGCACCAGCCTCGGGGCCGGCCGCGCTCGAGTTCCTGATCGAGCCGCGCTCGGTGTACCTGCTGCGCGGGCCGGCGCGCTGGGCATGGCAACACGCCATTGCACCGACCGAGGCGCTGCGCTACTCCATCACCCTGCGAACACGTAGAGCACGCTGA
- a CDS encoding family 16 glycosylhydrolase has product MKSIELISKSLVTESSRRNFLQMGAQTATVFLGGSALAGCGGGGGGSSSGPAAGVGNLLPPATHPSGNDSSPPATGSSVENQPTSHGAATTAEDFSPTATSPTIQSFSPSAEVAGKVIVISGSRFDSTASVSFGAVSAPQLRVDSATRISVTVPASATSGPVIVRTTGGAVRSSAHFAVLTAPTPATGYRLAWHDEFDGTGVDGQKWRMVNEKRDDAQQTPRAIDVADGIVTISTYTDAGTHYTGWLDTNKDPGCKFTFGYIEARVRFVNAPGQWSAFWLMSNSNRAYTPENPAAGVEIDIIEHRAVGANNVGDFSNRHSSAVHWNGYKEGEKKSAGSGVNPLPVGESFSEWHTAGVLWTPDKYQFFLDGKQFWETSEGISKSPEYILLTTEIKDLAWAGNIPPEGYGRRGAGSNPVMQVDWVRLWQP; this is encoded by the coding sequence ATGAAATCAATTGAATTGATTAGCAAATCGTTAGTTACGGAAAGCTCGCGCAGGAATTTTTTGCAAATGGGTGCGCAGACCGCAACGGTGTTCCTGGGGGGCTCGGCGCTGGCTGGTTGCGGGGGAGGGGGCGGCGGCTCAAGCAGCGGGCCGGCGGCGGGCGTGGGAAATCTGCTCCCTCCTGCCACCCATCCGTCCGGCAACGACTCGTCACCGCCGGCAACTGGCTCATCCGTTGAAAACCAGCCGACATCTCACGGAGCCGCCACGACGGCCGAGGATTTCTCGCCCACGGCGACAAGCCCGACCATTCAATCGTTCTCTCCGTCTGCCGAGGTCGCCGGCAAGGTGATCGTCATCAGCGGTTCCAGGTTCGATTCAACCGCCTCCGTGAGCTTCGGAGCCGTATCGGCACCGCAATTGCGCGTGGACTCGGCAACGCGAATCTCCGTCACCGTGCCTGCGTCGGCCACCAGCGGCCCCGTCATCGTTCGAACGACGGGGGGAGCGGTGCGGTCCAGCGCGCACTTCGCTGTATTGACCGCGCCCACCCCGGCAACCGGCTATCGGCTCGCTTGGCATGACGAGTTCGACGGCACCGGCGTGGACGGGCAAAAGTGGCGGATGGTCAATGAAAAGCGGGACGACGCGCAGCAGACGCCCAGGGCCATCGATGTCGCCGACGGCATCGTGACGATCTCGACCTACACGGACGCAGGCACGCACTACACGGGCTGGCTGGATACGAACAAGGACCCGGGCTGCAAATTCACCTTCGGATATATCGAGGCGCGCGTTCGATTCGTGAACGCTCCGGGGCAGTGGTCCGCGTTCTGGCTCATGTCCAACAGCAACAGGGCGTACACGCCGGAAAATCCGGCCGCAGGCGTTGAAATCGACATCATCGAGCACCGTGCGGTCGGGGCAAACAACGTGGGTGATTTCAGCAACCGGCATTCGAGCGCGGTGCATTGGAATGGCTACAAGGAGGGAGAGAAGAAGAGCGCAGGCAGCGGCGTGAATCCGCTCCCGGTGGGAGAGTCGTTCTCCGAATGGCATACGGCAGGGGTGCTCTGGACTCCGGATAAATATCAGTTCTTCCTTGACGGAAAACAGTTCTGGGAGACCTCCGAAGGGATTTCGAAAAGCCCCGAATACATCCTGCTGACCACCGAGATCAAGGACCTGGCCTGGGCGGGCAATATTCCTCCGGAAGGCTATGGCCGGCGAGGTGCAGGCTCCAATCCGGTCATGCAGGTCGATTGGGTCCGCCTCTGGCAACCATGA
- a CDS encoding ATP-dependent DNA helicase: MESESPLPVAHTVSVKALCAFGAKAGDLDLRFVPAPSALEGMAGHALVQHRRGGDYECEVGLEATCGGVHVRGRADGYEFHKARVEEIKTFRGDFDAIRGNHRALHWAQARTYGWMLCERDGHDEMTVALVYFDIATGDETVLEEHHTREALREHFELLCGRYAAWAESEAAHRAALDGTLAALAFPYGSFRAGQRELAEAVYRAGAGGRCLMAQAPTGIGKTLATIFPLLKARAARRIDKLFFLTAKTSGRPVALDALRVLDKGRGQGRLRVLELAAREKVCEYSDRACHGDACPLAKGFYDRLPAAREQAAQVAWLDRQALRDIGLAHEVCPYFLAQEMAHWADAIVGDYNYYFDSSAFLYATMREADWRAAVLVDEAHNLLERARGMYTAELDGGALEEAHRVAPAVLRGPLARVFREWDTVQQSQQAGYETGDEIPERFLRTLQAANTAMAEHFAATPDASQGPLQRFFFDALHFARLAEAFGDHSVFERTLGATQQARRLAIRNLVPAPFLQGRFVEAASVTCFSGTLSPFEFYRDALGLPEDTALLDVASPFHSAQLRVEVAMDVSTRFRDRAGSLRNVADIIGAQFERLPGNYLAFFSSFDYLEKACAAFSMRHPGVPVWTQTRGMREAERHGFIARFEEGGQGIGFAVLGGAFGEGIDLPGSRLIGAFVASLGLPQYNELNEITRERMQARFGKGYEYTYLYPGLQKVVQAAGRVIRTEEDRGVLHLLDDRFARAEIRELLPRWWHVRMAGDADGAQ, translated from the coding sequence ATGGAATCCGAATCCCCCCTTCCGGTCGCGCATACCGTCTCCGTCAAGGCCCTGTGCGCCTTCGGCGCGAAGGCGGGCGACCTCGACCTTCGCTTCGTGCCCGCGCCCAGCGCGCTCGAAGGCATGGCCGGCCACGCGCTGGTGCAGCACCGGCGCGGCGGCGACTATGAATGCGAGGTCGGGCTCGAAGCCACCTGCGGCGGCGTGCATGTGCGCGGCCGCGCCGACGGCTATGAATTCCACAAGGCAAGGGTGGAAGAGATCAAGACCTTCCGAGGCGACTTCGACGCCATCCGCGGCAACCACCGCGCGCTGCACTGGGCGCAGGCCCGCACCTACGGCTGGATGCTCTGCGAGCGGGACGGCCATGACGAGATGACCGTCGCGCTGGTCTATTTCGACATCGCAACAGGCGACGAGACCGTGCTGGAGGAGCACCACACCCGCGAGGCACTGCGCGAGCACTTCGAGCTGCTGTGCGGCCGCTATGCCGCCTGGGCCGAAAGCGAAGCCGCGCACCGCGCCGCGCTGGACGGCACGCTGGCCGCGCTTGCGTTTCCGTACGGCAGCTTCCGCGCGGGCCAGCGCGAACTGGCGGAGGCCGTCTATCGCGCCGGCGCCGGCGGGCGCTGCCTCATGGCGCAGGCGCCCACCGGCATCGGCAAGACGCTGGCCACCATCTTCCCGCTGCTGAAAGCGCGTGCCGCCCGCAGGATCGACAAGCTGTTCTTCCTCACGGCCAAGACTTCGGGCCGGCCGGTGGCGCTCGATGCGCTGCGGGTGCTCGACAAGGGGCGCGGCCAGGGCCGGCTGCGCGTGCTCGAACTCGCGGCGCGCGAAAAAGTCTGCGAATACTCCGACCGCGCCTGCCACGGCGACGCATGCCCGCTCGCCAAGGGCTTCTACGACAGGCTGCCCGCCGCGCGCGAGCAGGCCGCGCAGGTTGCGTGGCTCGACCGCCAGGCGCTGCGTGACATCGGCCTCGCGCACGAGGTCTGTCCTTATTTCCTCGCGCAGGAAATGGCGCACTGGGCCGACGCCATCGTCGGCGACTACAACTACTACTTCGACAGCAGCGCCTTTCTCTACGCCACCATGCGCGAGGCCGACTGGCGCGCCGCCGTGCTGGTGGACGAGGCCCACAACCTGCTCGAACGCGCACGCGGCATGTACACCGCCGAGCTCGACGGCGGCGCGCTGGAGGAAGCCCACCGGGTGGCCCCGGCCGTGTTGCGCGGCCCGCTGGCCCGCGTGTTCCGCGAGTGGGACACCGTGCAGCAGTCGCAGCAGGCCGGCTACGAAACCGGCGACGAGATCCCCGAGCGCTTTCTTCGCACCCTGCAGGCGGCCAACACCGCCATGGCCGAGCACTTCGCGGCCACGCCCGACGCCTCGCAGGGGCCGCTGCAGCGCTTCTTCTTCGACGCGCTGCATTTCGCGCGGCTGGCCGAGGCCTTCGGCGATCACTCCGTGTTCGAGCGCACGCTGGGCGCCACGCAGCAGGCGCGCAGGCTGGCAATCCGCAACCTGGTGCCGGCGCCGTTCCTGCAGGGGCGCTTCGTGGAGGCGGCGTCGGTCACCTGTTTCTCGGGCACGCTGTCGCCTTTCGAGTTCTACCGCGACGCCCTCGGCCTGCCCGAAGACACCGCGCTGCTCGACGTGGCCTCGCCGTTCCACAGCGCGCAACTGCGCGTCGAGGTGGCCATGGACGTGTCGACGCGCTTTCGCGACCGCGCGGGCTCGCTGCGCAATGTGGCGGACATCATCGGCGCGCAGTTTGAGCGCCTGCCGGGCAACTACCTCGCGTTCTTCAGCAGCTTCGACTACCTGGAGAAAGCCTGCGCCGCCTTCTCGATGCGGCACCCCGGCGTGCCGGTGTGGACGCAGACCCGCGGCATGCGCGAGGCCGAGCGCCACGGCTTCATCGCGCGCTTCGAGGAAGGCGGGCAGGGCATCGGCTTCGCGGTGCTGGGCGGCGCGTTCGGCGAGGGCATCGACCTGCCGGGCAGCCGGCTCATCGGCGCCTTCGTGGCCAGCCTGGGGCTGCCGCAATACAACGAGCTCAACGAGATCACCCGCGAGCGCATGCAGGCGCGCTTCGGCAAGGGCTACGAGTACACCTACCTCTACCCGGGCCTGCAGAAGGTGGTGCAGGCCGCCGGCCGCGTGATCCGCACCGAGGAAGACCGGGGCGTGCTGCATCTGCTGGACGACCGCTTCGCGCGCGCCGAGATCCGCGAACTGCTGCCGCGCTGGTGGCACGTGCGGATGGCCGGGGACGCAGATGGCGCGCAATGA